The window AGATGCCCATCAGCGCCGATCGGTTCGAATCGATGCGCGAACCGGACGACGGCCCCGTACCGGGAACGAACGCGCACGAGGTCCTCTCGTTTCTGGAAGAACACGCCGATGAGGCGTTCACGCAGAGCGAAATCGCGGACGCGACGGGGATCGCGACGGGGTCCATCGGACCGACGCTCACGCGGCTCCGCGAGGACGGTCGGGTCGATCATAAGGGGATATACTGGCGGATAAGCGATCACGCCCGGAGCCTCGACGCCGCCGGAGCGCACGCAGGAGCGACCGCAGCGAACCGTGAGGACGAACCGCCGGCGTATGACGACTGGCAGGAGCACGCGGTCGACCCCCGCGCGGACCGTGAGTGACGCGTACCGAAGGGGCGACGTGTTCTGGGCGCCCGACCCGTTCAGACGCGGGACGAATCCCCGGCTCTGGTTGGTTCTCGCCGCGGAAAATCTCCCGTACCCCGGCGAAGAATACGTCTGCGCCGCGCTCACCACCAGCGATCTGCCTGCGAACGAAGCGGTGGGTGGCGACTGGGTCTCGGGCCGCAACCCGGACAAGACGTCGTACTGCTCGCCGTGGGTGATCGGAACGATCAAACACCGGGCGGTAGCGAACCCGCAGGGGCGGATCTCGACCGAATTCACCGAGAGAATGGCCGAGCGGTGTCGATCGTTCCTGGCCGAGGATCGGTGACCGCGTCGGCCCCCTCCCTCGGAATCTCCCTACTCGTCCGGGTCCTCGCCGCGCGCTCGCTTGTACATCGCCAACGCCTCCTCGCGTCGCTCCGAGTGGTCGACGACGGGCGCGGGGTATTCCGGCGCCGCGTTCGCGCGCTGGGTGGGCGACAGCTCGTGCCACTCGTGGATCAGGTCGGCGTCGAGGCCCCGGAGCTCGGGGACGTACTCTTTGATGTACTCCGCGTCGGGGTCGTACCGCTCCCCCTGTGTCATCGGGTTGAAGATGCGGAAGTAGGGCTGGGCGTCGGTCCCGGTCGAGGCCGCCCACTGCCAGCCGCCGTTGTCGTTGGCGGTGTCGTGGTCGGCCAGTTTCTCCCGGAAGTGCTCGTATCCGTGGCGCCAGTCCGCGAGCAGGTCCTTCGTCAGGAAGGAGGCGACGATCATCCGCACGCGGTTGTGCATGAACGCCTCCTCGCGGAGCTGACGCATCCCGGCGTCGACGATCGGGTAGCCGGTCTCGCCGCGCTTCCACGCCGCGATCTCGTCGGGGTCGTCGCGCCACTCGATCCCCTCCTCGTACTCCTTGTAGTCGTCCGTCACGACCTCTGGGTTGTGGTACAGCACCTGCGTGTAGAACTCCCGCCACGCCAGCTGCTGCTGGTACTCCTCGACCGCGGCGACGGGGCCCTCGTCCTCGTCGCCCTCCTCATCGGTTTCCTCGGCCCGCTCCTCCGCCGCGGCCATCGCGCGCTCGGTCGCCTCGTACGCCTCGCGCACCCCGATCTCGCCGTATTTTAAAAAGGCCGACATGCGGGAGGTGGCCTCGCGGGCGGGGTAGTCGCGCTCCGCGTCATACGCGAACACCGCCTCCGAGAGGAAATCGTCAAGCCGCTGGCGGGCCGCCTCGGTGCCGGCCGGACCGATGTCGGCCTCGGGCTCCGCGAAGCCCAGGTCGGCGGGTGCGGGCAGGTCACCGACGGCGACGCGGTCGATCGCGACGCCGTCGACCGATCGCCCGTCGCCCCGATCACCGCCGTCCGCCAGCGCGCCCCCGTCGTCCCCCACCGCCGCCGCCAGCGCGTCGGCGTCGACGAGGTCGCCCGCCCCGGGCGTCGGTGCCGGCGAGTCGGTCTCGCGGTCGGCCCACTTCCGCCAGTAGTAGGTGTACACCGAGTAGGGGTCGCCGGCATTCGTCCGGATCGAGTCCGGAGTGTGTAACACCGCGTCGTGGTGCGCCGCGCGTTCGATCCCGGCCTCGTTGAGCGCCTTCCGGACATCGGCGTCGCGCTGGCGCGCGAGCCCCGAGTAGTCTCGATTCCAGACGACCCGGTCAGCGTCGAGCGCGCCGGCCAGCTCCGGGAGGACGCTCTCGGGGTCGCCGCGGGCGACGAGGAGGTCGCTGCCGCGGTCGCGGTAGTTGTCCCGCAGCGCCGCGAGCCCGTCGAGCAGGCGGCGGACCCGCGCGTCGCTCGCGTGCGCCAGCACGTCGTCGTCGAAGACGAAGGCGCCCGCGACCGCTCCCCTGTCGGCCGCAGCCGCGAGCCCGACGTTATCGGCGAGTCGCAGGTCCCGTCGGTGCCAGAACAGATCCATGGGATCCACACGGGTGCAAGGACCGTGAAAGCACCGCCGTCGACGACGCGGCGATCGGCGACCGTCACCACAGACCGGCGACGTAGCCGCTGAGAAAACCGAGCAACAGAAGTAAGGCGAGTATCCGGAGGACGTTCCGTTTGGTCAGGAACCGGCTCCGCGAACGGTTCGACTCGATCCCAGAGACATCGTTTCCGTTCCGTTCCCGCTTACCTGACGGGTCACTTGAGTTCATGTGACTCTCCTTTTCCCGAACGCTTCACCCGCCCGACGGCGGCGGCGCCGCCGGGAGACGTCGTTGGTCCGCGGTCGTCGCCGAGGCGGCTGGAACGGCGTCGCTCGCCCGACTAACGTCCGGTCCCTCGGTGGTCGGGAGGCCTTCGCTATAGAGCCGATCGGATGTGTTCTGGCTCGTTTCGTTGGTCGTGGTATCGTCGCTGTCGGTGGTGTTGTCGGTCGTGGTGTTGTCGGTCGTGGTGTTGTCGGTCGTGGTGTTGTCGGTCGTGGTGTTGTCGGTCGTGGTGTTGTCGGTCGTGGTGTTGTCGGTCGTGGTGTTGTCGGTCGTGGTGTTGTCGGTCGCTGTGATGTTGTCCGTCTCGTCGGAATCCACTACATTCGTCCCGCTTATCGTTACTTCCGAACTGCCGGAGAAGTTGCCGGCAGTAAACGTCACGTCAACGTCACCGCTGTCGCTGAACGCGGCATACGTCACGGCGCCGCTGGAGACCGCGGCTATCAGTAGCGCCATACTCACCGCCAGCACGGCGGTCTTTCGAAGTGGCGTGTTATGCATCGTCCGCCTCCGATTCCGCGTGATCCGCGCTCTCGATTCCGGCGTGCTCAGGAGACGGCATCGACGATCCGTCGGCACGCATCGCCGGGGTCGATCCAGTCACGGCCACAGGGTCCAGGGCGGGTACCGAGCCAGTATCTGACGTGGTCTCCGACTCCGGTGCGTCATCACTCCCGGCGGCGTAGTACATAGAGCCGACGAGTAACGCCCCGATTCCCGACCCGAAGGCGACGGCGAACGACCACGCGGCTTGGATGTTGTAGACGACCCAGCCGGCGTATACCGCGGTCCCCGTGAGAACGCCCAGCGAGAGACGGAGGTCCGTTCGCGTGAGCGCGATGCCCCCCCCATCTTCCGCTTCCTCGTCGGCCGCTTCGGACGCCGCCCTCTGACCGTTCGTCCCGGCGACGGTCGGAGTGTGGACGGGTCGCCGAACGGCCGGCTCCGGCCCGGCGACGTCCGGGTCTGCAGCGGTGACCGCTTTCGTCTCGTCGCTCCCCTCGTCGTCCGATTCCGAACCGTCGACGACTATCGAGTACACCTCCGAGAGCAGCAGCAGGGCGAACGGAACGACGACGAGAGCGACGAATCCGGTGGTCGTGCTCCCGAACTGAATGACGTACCCGATGTACGGGATCGTGAACACGACTTGGCCTCTGACTTCCGAGGCCGCGACCGGCGAGGCGTCCGGGTCGTCGTTCGCGTCACCCTGGGTTACGAACGAGCGCTCGCCGCCGTCCTCGTTGATACCGACAACGCGATGGGTGGTCGGGGTATCCGAGCCGCTCCGGAGGTAGGTGATAACGTCCCGTTCCTCGATGTCGGCCGGGTCCACGTCGTCGACGACGACGACGTCGCCCGTGTTGATCGTCGGCTCCATGCTGCCCGACAGCACGACGTAGCTCCCCTCGGCCCCGACCACTCCCGGCACCGCGTAGATGACGAACGGGATCACGATAGCGATCAACAGGAGGAGTCCGAGCCAACTGAGCAGCCGGCGAGTGTCGGGCATGTCACCACTCACCTCCGTCTGGTGACCTCTCGCTGGCTATCTCGCGCCCTGTCCCGGGGCGACTCGTTTCGTATCGTCTCGATTTCCCCGTCATTCCGTCTCGTTCCATGGATTATCGTTTTGCTGGCTGTGTCGACACTGTACGGCGGTGAAATCGAACGAACAGGAGAGCGACTCCTCGGAGAGGTCGGCTGGCGTGTCCGCCCGGAACTTCCACTTGAGGTCGAGACACCACCGTCCGTCGACGCAGCCATCGGTGAGCAGGCCGCCGTCGGCGTACCTGGTGGTCAGCCCGTCGAGCGTCCCCTGGTACAGCTCAGTACCCTCACCGTCGTCACACGTCGGCCGCTGTAGGAGCTCGACGTCGATGTACGACCCGAGATCGGTAGCACTCGACGACGCGGCCCGCATCCAGATCCGACCCCGGTCTTCGCCGAGCCGATATCCGACTCTGAGCACACCCGTGTCTTTCGGTTTGATGCCGGAGAAGCCGACCTCGATCGTCGCGTCCGTTCGGTAATCGTCGTCGGAGAAGGAATCGAGACTCTTGACGTCGGTGGCCCGATCGGTGGCGAGTTCGAGGATTAGGTCGCCAGTACCGATGAGATTTCCGGAGAACGGCTCCCAGTCCGAAAGGTAGGCACCCGTCACCGCTCCGCCGCCGGCACCGAGCGTGCCAGTGACTCCTATCGCTTTGAGCAGTCGTCGGCGGGAGTAGTCGTCGTCTTCGGACATGTGTTCTCTTTTTTCGATGACCGCCGCGGGCGTCAGTCGTCTCGGTCCCGGTCCGGCTCGGGAGTCGAAGCGGCCTGAGGTTCCCCGTTCGAGTTCCCGGCCGTCTTCGTCGTCATTTGGTTGACTTGTTACTTTGTATTGAGGTGCTTGAGAACGAGCGAGCACGGACAGTGTGATCGACGCTCACGTCTAATCGGTCGTTAGAAGCGTTTAACGAGCCGTTTGAAGTTTCGATTTGATCGATAACTACCGAGATATCTCTACGTCCGACAACTGCTCCTGTCGAAAGGCAACGTCGGACGATACCGACGAGATCAGCACTGGGTGACATCGAACTGGATATCGAACTCGACCGTGTCGCCCTGTGCCGCGTTGATGTCGGCCTGATCCGGGGGGAAGGACCACCCGAACGTGACCGTCACCGCGTCCTCGGCGCCGAGACAGCTCGCCCCGGGCGTGAGCGGCGAGGCGTCGAGAGCGACGCCGTCCTCGAGGGCGGCGGCGACGTCTCCGAGCGTTCCGCTCGCGCCCGAATCGACGAGCCGTTCGCCCGGATCGTGCTCGGCGTTGTCGGACCCCAACGCTCCGACGTCGAAGAGGCCGGTGTCGTACCAGACCGCGATGTCGATGTACTCCTGTATCGACGTCGGCTCTCCGCCGTCCCTCAGCGAGACCGTCAATTCCGGTTCGACCGCCGGCCCGTCTCCCCCGCCCGAACCGTCGGTGACGATCCGGAGTCGGACGCTGAGCGATCCGGAATCTCCGGGAAGCACGTTGCCGAGGGAGATCGCCGGGCCCGACGGCTCGGTGCTCACGGTACCGGCGGTCGTGTCCGTCAGCGTCGCTCCGTTGTACGTCTCCCGCCAATCGATGACGCAGTCCTCGATTGCCTCCGTCTGAAGCTGCATCGTGTCGGTATACGCCCGACTCCCCTCGGTCATCAGCGCCAATCCTCCGAGCGATGCGGCGCTCCCGCCGGTGATACCGGCGAGCAGCGTACGACGTGAGATGCGATCGAGAGTCATGTGAGCTCTGTGTTGGAGACACCCACCGTCGGAATCGAACCGACATGCACGGATCCGGTGAGTCCGGATGGGCCGGCATGCACCTGCGTGGGCTGGGGGGATCGACCGACTGCTGTCGCTCCGGTCGATCGCCTTAGGTCTGACCGCTCCCGTCGTTGTGGCGGCACTGCTCGGTGTAGAACCCGAGATCGAAGGTCACCGAATCCCCTTGGACCTCGTTGCCGACGTCGGCCGGGAGCCACCACTCGAAGCCGACGTACGCCGTCGTCGAGTTCGGGAAGCACTGGCGGTCGTCCGTCTCCCCGTTATCGCCGTTGTCTCCACCGCTCCCGTTGACGGGACAGCAGACATCGATGTTACTGATATCCTGATCAGTGGGTGTTGTCAGCGTTACCTCATCTAGAATGACCGGCTCATCCCACACGTAGATATTCTCGCCTTCGTTCCCGCCTTTCACGCTGACGACGCGCACGGGGTTGCCCGTCGAGATGGTGATCTCGTTGGGGGTGCCGTTGTCGTCGGTGTCGGTGAGAGTGTTTACAGTCAGGTCCGCACAGCTATTGTAATCCGTATTTTCCTCCAACATTCCCGCCTCGATATCCGTCCCAACGAGATCGATACCGAGTAGCTTCTCGTAATCCGCACACTGGAGGTTTCTCGGTTTCTTATTGGTGTATGAGGCGAATGGATCATCTTGAGTGCTATTATACACGCTCACCGACGCATCGTCATACGCCGAGATCGTCGGGGTCTCACCGCTTTCTCCACCAGTTTCTTCGTCCGCTGGAGACACCGGTTCCGCATCGAGAGGGAACATGCCGTTTTCAAGCGCGGTGAGAACGCTCCGCAGCGTTCCCCCTAGTGGGATATACTTCTCCTCAGTTTGGAGATAGTTGTCTCCCTCGCTCCTATCACCGTCCTTATCCTCGTAATCCTCACCGTACACACCGTCAGTGCCGGTATCGTACCAGAAGGCGGTTCGAATCTCGTCGAGGATTTCGACTGTCTCCTCGTCGTCCTTCGCCACGATTTCGCC is drawn from Halorubrum sp. CBA1229 and contains these coding sequences:
- a CDS encoding MarR family transcriptional regulator; the protein is MPISADRFESMREPDDGPVPGTNAHEVLSFLEEHADEAFTQSEIADATGIATGSIGPTLTRLREDGRVDHKGIYWRISDHARSLDAAGAHAGATAANREDEPPAYDDWQEHAVDPRADRE
- a CDS encoding deoxyribodipyrimidine photo-lyase encodes the protein MDLFWHRRDLRLADNVGLAAAADRGAVAGAFVFDDDVLAHASDARVRRLLDGLAALRDNYRDRGSDLLVARGDPESVLPELAGALDADRVVWNRDYSGLARQRDADVRKALNEAGIERAAHHDAVLHTPDSIRTNAGDPYSVYTYYWRKWADRETDSPAPTPGAGDLVDADALAAAVGDDGGALADGGDRGDGRSVDGVAIDRVAVGDLPAPADLGFAEPEADIGPAGTEAARQRLDDFLSEAVFAYDAERDYPAREATSRMSAFLKYGEIGVREAYEATERAMAAAEERAEETDEEGDEDEGPVAAVEEYQQQLAWREFYTQVLYHNPEVVTDDYKEYEEGIEWRDDPDEIAAWKRGETGYPIVDAGMRQLREEAFMHNRVRMIVASFLTKDLLADWRHGYEHFREKLADHDTANDNGGWQWAASTGTDAQPYFRIFNPMTQGERYDPDAEYIKEYVPELRGLDADLIHEWHELSPTQRANAAPEYPAPVVDHSERREEALAMYKRARGEDPDE
- a CDS encoding SipW-dependent-type signal peptide-containing protein, with amino-acid sequence MHNTPLRKTAVLAVSMALLIAAVSSGAVTYAAFSDSGDVDVTFTAGNFSGSSEVTISGTNVVDSDETDNITATDNTTTDNTTTDNTTTDNTTTDNTTTDNTTTDNTTTDNTTTDNTTDSDDTTTNETSQNTSDRLYSEGLPTTEGPDVSRASDAVPAASATTADQRRLPAAPPPSGG
- a CDS encoding signal peptidase I; this encodes MPDTRRLLSWLGLLLLIAIVIPFVIYAVPGVVGAEGSYVVLSGSMEPTINTGDVVVVDDVDPADIEERDVITYLRSGSDTPTTHRVVGINEDGGERSFVTQGDANDDPDASPVAASEVRGQVVFTIPYIGYVIQFGSTTTGFVALVVVPFALLLLSEVYSIVVDGSESDDEGSDETKAVTAADPDVAGPEPAVRRPVHTPTVAGTNGQRAASEAADEEAEDGGGIALTRTDLRLSLGVLTGTAVYAGWVVYNIQAAWSFAVAFGSGIGALLVGSMYYAAGSDDAPESETTSDTGSVPALDPVAVTGSTPAMRADGSSMPSPEHAGIESADHAESEADDA
- a CDS encoding SipW-dependent-type signal peptide-containing protein, with the translated sequence MSNKSFKLSRRKALASLGAVGVASAGAGLGTSAYFSDTESFENNTITAGELDLKVDWTEHYSDWSDDESDEVDVSMEPDGDYDIGFPAAAPEAEQSVFVKHMEDARGFLANTAIEAFPDTLTDDPASEDYDGEKVRFDNDSDICDIPADLDGGDGVLSHPYRTGANVDGGVTIGDGPNPQTTKAGDPLVNISDAKPGDFGEVTFSFHLCDNPGYVWLTGELVSASENGLTEPEMEEDDEDQTLNDDGEIVAKDDEETVEILDEIRTAFWYDTGTDGVYGEDYEDKDGDRSEGDNYLQTEEKYIPLGGTLRSVLTALENGMFPLDAEPVSPADEETGGESGETPTISAYDDASVSVYNSTQDDPFASYTNKKPRNLQCADYEKLLGIDLVGTDIEAGMLEENTDYNSCADLTVNTLTDTDDNGTPNEITISTGNPVRVVSVKGGNEGENIYVWDEPVILDEVTLTTPTDQDISNIDVCCPVNGSGGDNGDNGETDDRQCFPNSTTAYVGFEWWLPADVGNEVQGDSVTFDLGFYTEQCRHNDGSGQT